In a genomic window of Anoxybacter fermentans:
- a CDS encoding DUF362 domain-containing protein — protein MKRKLFNYDPYTEIKLNHSIPSSTKLNQLYEEDVLISFTQIKVHEEATVSLGIKKIALSWPPAEIHGFPKKEKEIHTDLHNFIRAEKMECG, from the coding sequence TTGAAGAGGAAGTTGTTTAATTACGACCCATATACCGAGATTAAGTTAAATCATAGTATTCCTTCATCAACAAAGTTAAATCAACTTTATGAGGAAGATGTATTGATCTCTTTTACTCAGATTAAAGTCCATGAGGAGGCTACTGTTTCTTTAGGTATCAAAAAAATTGCTTTAAGTTGGCCACCGGCAGAGATTCATGGATTTCCTAAAAAAGAAAAAGAGATTCATACTGATTTACATAATTTTATTCGGGCAGAGAAGATGGAGTGCGGATAA
- a CDS encoding response regulator, which yields MEKIKVLVADDHLLVREGICKLLELDEKITIVGEAVDGEDVVNKAKELKPDLILMDLNMPKLSGVQASKQIKSLFPEIKIIILTIHDDEEYVYEVLKAGAEGYLQKDVSAEELRSALQMVFNGETLFPASVINRVMGRERSKGKIGESIEDILTEREIEVLEMMAKGNNNRAIGEKLFISEKTVKNHVSNILKKLGVNDRTQAVIYAIKKGWVDIK from the coding sequence ATGGAGAAGATTAAGGTATTAGTTGCAGATGATCATCTTCTGGTTAGAGAGGGAATTTGCAAACTTTTAGAATTAGATGAAAAGATAACTATTGTTGGTGAGGCTGTTGATGGAGAAGATGTGGTAAATAAAGCTAAAGAGCTTAAACCTGATCTAATACTTATGGACTTGAATATGCCTAAACTGTCCGGGGTCCAGGCTTCGAAGCAGATTAAAAGTCTCTTTCCTGAGATTAAGATTATTATTTTAACTATTCATGATGATGAAGAATATGTTTATGAAGTTTTAAAGGCAGGAGCGGAAGGCTATCTGCAAAAAGATGTAAGTGCTGAAGAGCTGCGTTCAGCTTTGCAAATGGTCTTTAATGGAGAAACTCTTTTCCCGGCTTCCGTTATCAATCGGGTTATGGGGAGAGAACGTAGTAAAGGTAAAATCGGGGAATCCATTGAAGATATCCTTACTGAACGGGAAATTGAAGTTCTGGAGATGATGGCTAAGGGTAATAATAACCGGGCCATTGGTGAGAAATTATTTATCAGTGAAAAAACAGTCAAGAATCATGTAAGTAATATATTAAAGAAACTTGGGGTCAACGACCGGACACAGGCAGTTATTTATGCAATAAAAAAGGGATGGGTTGACATAAAATAG
- a CDS encoding DUF4382 domain-containing protein — MKRLIVLSILVLMMLVMAGCGFLNVGNNTDSTGSLALFLADAPVNDVQNVFVTIDEVQVYNEENGWLTINDFTSDGGEKTFDLLTLRFDEDLLGQESLPVGTYTQIRLIVAANEELNGQGNYSGPNAGKSYIVLKDGTKKDIFIPSGTQTGLKINHTFTIEEGVITQLVLDTDVREMLHSAGKSGKIILRPTAIKVVDKVISGDVEGRVIDSGGNAITDVDVIVEALDASGNVVASTVATAEETILEDGTVKPAGSFKLRGLEEGTYWINAYAIDANGAVVYELSSELITVQVVAKQTTVLENDIILKPVLQEPAL; from the coding sequence ATGAAAAGATTAATTGTTCTGTCAATTTTGGTTTTGATGATGTTAGTAATGGCTGGATGTGGCTTTTTGAATGTCGGAAATAATACTGATAGTACGGGAAGTTTAGCTTTGTTTTTGGCTGATGCTCCAGTGAATGATGTTCAAAATGTTTTTGTTACTATTGATGAAGTTCAGGTTTACAATGAAGAAAATGGTTGGCTGACAATTAATGATTTTACAAGTGATGGCGGTGAAAAAACGTTTGATCTATTAACTTTAAGATTTGATGAAGATCTTCTAGGACAGGAAAGTTTACCGGTAGGCACATATACTCAAATCAGGCTGATTGTTGCTGCTAATGAAGAACTTAACGGTCAGGGCAATTATAGTGGTCCAAATGCAGGAAAATCATACATTGTTTTAAAAGATGGTACTAAAAAAGATATCTTTATTCCCAGTGGAACCCAGACTGGTTTAAAGATTAATCACACATTTACTATTGAAGAAGGTGTTATTACTCAATTAGTTTTAGATACCGATGTACGAGAAATGTTACATAGTGCTGGTAAAAGCGGTAAGATCATTCTTAGACCGACTGCGATTAAAGTTGTTGATAAGGTTATTTCTGGTGATGTAGAAGGTAGAGTGATAGATAGTGGAGGTAATGCAATTACAGATGTTGATGTAATTGTAGAAGCCTTAGATGCCAGTGGTAATGTTGTAGCTTCTACAGTCGCTACTGCAGAAGAAACTATTTTAGAAGATGGAACAGTTAAACCTGCTGGATCTTTTAAACTTAGAGGGTTAGAAGAAGGTACTTATTGGATAAATGCCTATGCAATAGATGCAAACGGAGCTGTAGTTTATGAATTATCATCTGAACTGATAACAGTTCAAGTTGTTGCTAAACAGACTACAGTCCTGGAAAATGATATTATTTTGAAACCAGTTTTGCAAGAGCCTGCTCTATAA
- a CDS encoding sensor histidine kinase, with amino-acid sequence MDKKPSIKLLDEILDRTIESLKKGKEEIFDIAESARKEAERVRSELENIKAEVAEIIRQVDQMEIINKRARIRLLEVSRDFERYTEEEIKKAYEKAEETLIKLTILREKEENLRQKRNDYERRLINLERTVRKADNLVAQVGVVLDFLLGKLNDISSQVEDLQKRSQLGIRIILAQEEERKRVAREIHDGPAQSIANVVFRTEYVETLLEKDIEMAKAELKELKAQVRDTLQDIRKIIFDLRPMTLDDLGLIPTLRRFIDKFFEKTNIRVELLVIGTERRLDQSIEVTIFRIIQEALNNVYKHARANYALVKIEFQKSLINLVIQDRGVGFNLDKVKEMTRERENYGLLSLEERAELIGGSLRILTAPGKGTTVLVKIPIRRE; translated from the coding sequence ATGGATAAAAAGCCCAGTATCAAACTTTTGGATGAGATATTGGATCGAACAATTGAGAGTTTAAAAAAAGGAAAAGAGGAAATTTTTGATATTGCTGAAAGTGCAAGAAAAGAAGCAGAACGGGTTAGATCTGAGTTGGAAAATATTAAAGCTGAGGTTGCTGAGATTATTCGACAGGTTGATCAAATGGAGATTATTAATAAAAGGGCCCGGATTCGTCTTTTAGAAGTCAGCCGTGATTTTGAACGTTATACAGAAGAAGAGATTAAGAAAGCATATGAGAAAGCAGAAGAGACCCTTATCAAGCTAACTATATTACGGGAAAAAGAAGAAAATCTAAGACAAAAACGTAATGATTATGAGCGGCGATTGATTAATCTGGAGAGAACTGTAAGGAAAGCGGATAATCTTGTTGCACAGGTAGGGGTTGTATTAGACTTTTTGTTAGGAAAATTAAATGATATCAGTAGTCAAGTTGAGGATCTCCAAAAAAGAAGTCAACTTGGTATCCGGATTATTCTGGCTCAGGAAGAGGAAAGAAAGCGGGTTGCCCGTGAGATTCACGATGGCCCTGCTCAATCTATCGCGAATGTGGTATTTAGGACGGAGTATGTTGAAACTCTCCTGGAGAAGGATATTGAGATGGCTAAAGCAGAGTTAAAGGAGTTAAAAGCTCAGGTTCGTGATACTTTACAGGATATTAGAAAGATAATATTTGACCTACGACCGATGACTTTAGATGATCTGGGTCTGATTCCTACTCTTCGTAGATTTATTGATAAATTCTTTGAAAAAACGAATATCAGGGTTGAATTATTGGTTATTGGAACAGAGAGAAGACTCGATCAATCAATAGAGGTAACAATTTTCAGGATAATTCAGGAAGCTTTAAATAACGTATATAAGCATGCCCGGGCCAACTATGCTTTGGTAAAGATTGAGTTTCAGAAAAGCCTTATCAATCTTGTTATCCAGGACCGGGGAGTGGGTTTTAATCTAGACAAGGTTAAGGAAATGACCAGAGAAAGAGAAAATTATGGGTTATTAAGTTTAGAAGAACGGGCGGAGCTGATTGGAGGAAGTTTGAGAATTTTAACTGCTCCCGGTAAAGGAACAACGGTTCTAGTTAAAATTCCTATAAGGAGGGAGTAA
- a CDS encoding TatD family hydrolase, protein MLIDTHAHLDFPKFKNDQAEVIQRAKEAGIEYIFNIGADERSSKASVALARKYPQIYAAVGVHPHDAKDVTGDTLRLLRDLAQEKKVRAIGEIGLDYHYDFSPRDIQQRVFRAQLRLAHELKLPVIIHSREADEDTMRILKEEEVDKLGGIMHCFAGDLKMAEECLKLNLKLAFGGVITFPNAKTAREVVKAIPLEHLLLETDSPYLTPVPYRGKRNEPAYVRYVAEKVAKIKGVELEEVAQVTTRTAKEIFKIEV, encoded by the coding sequence ATGTTAATTGATACACATGCTCATTTAGATTTTCCAAAATTCAAAAATGATCAAGCGGAAGTAATTCAGCGTGCTAAAGAAGCAGGGATTGAGTATATTTTTAATATAGGTGCTGATGAAAGATCCAGTAAAGCTTCTGTTGCTCTGGCAAGGAAATACCCCCAGATTTATGCTGCTGTTGGGGTTCATCCTCATGACGCCAAAGATGTGACAGGTGATACATTACGCTTATTGCGGGATTTGGCTCAAGAAAAGAAAGTTCGAGCTATTGGTGAGATTGGGCTTGATTATCACTATGATTTTTCTCCCAGAGATATTCAACAGCGGGTTTTTAGAGCCCAACTGCGGTTGGCTCATGAGTTGAAATTACCAGTTATCATCCATAGCCGGGAAGCTGATGAAGATACCATGCGTATTTTAAAAGAGGAAGAAGTGGACAAATTGGGAGGAATTATGCATTGCTTTGCTGGTGATCTTAAAATGGCTGAGGAATGTTTAAAACTTAATTTGAAATTGGCCTTTGGTGGAGTAATTACTTTCCCTAATGCTAAAACTGCCCGGGAAGTGGTTAAAGCTATTCCCTTAGAACACTTACTTTTAGAAACCGATTCTCCATATCTTACTCCTGTACCTTATCGGGGTAAGCGGAATGAACCTGCATATGTGCGGTATGTTGCAGAAAAGGTTGCTAAGATTAAAGGGGTAGAGTTAGAAGAGGTGGCCCAGGTTACCACCAGAACAGCTAAAGAAATATTTAAGATTGAAGTTTGA